The following proteins are encoded in a genomic region of Fusarium oxysporum f. sp. lycopersici 4287 chromosome 1, whole genome shotgun sequence:
- a CDS encoding isoleucyl-tRNA synthetase, with protein MLKSWKSSLRLPRSRFPARPTPKLEPNYLKQCTDDLYAWQAQNRSGEKPFTLHDGPPYANGELHVGHAMNKILKDMIVRVKVQQGRRVTYRPGWDCHGLPIEMKALGSHSTKGLTPVEVRDTARKLASKTVVDQMKGFRALAVMSDWEKKWTTMDREYEIRQLRVFQNMVRRGLIYRKHKPVYWSPSSRTALAEAELQFVEDHVSTAAYIRFPIISDWSSIPELADFKGNLYATIWTTTPWTLPANRAIAIHDQIKYSILQVGDDGYLVASSCVGNMKRFLGDFQVVAHSIPGSSLKGLEYKNKLRGQSAPPQPIITADFVTSSSGTGLVHIAPGHGRDDYEVCSKIGIEAFAPIDDGGFFTEEAYPDDPEKLTKASSVMDGGSHAVLELVGDDVLGSHKQRHSFPYDWRTKRPVVTRATAQWFADVGSIKDDALEALKDVRFVPRGGRNRLEAFITRRSEWCISRQRSWGVPIPALYDENGNAVMTTETIDHIISVMEERSSSAWFSDDPDEPAWIPPNMEGKYRRGTDTMDVWFDSGSSWTETEGPADVYLEGSDQHRGWFQSSLLTYVATQTSKETIGKASAPFKTLITHGFTLDGKGKKMSKSEGNMIVPNEVIKGLLSQAYSRGNRLKLDPLGPDAIRLWAASADFTSDVLIGPNILRPVNASLIKYRTIIKMLLGSIYPEARQSPLTKLDQMALVQLSDTMSEVMQSYNDFEFYRAVSTINRWVATDLSAFYLEALKDRLYCGDGGGVLEPILIGFLRMLAPITPMLVEEAWSFRPEWMTEDTSLISPARQLYDDPLVDPMRLTLPQDVVRKDQSIITEVHGAVKATLEDARTAKALGSSLQSAVYLEVEDGKAAAVLGRYMDELHDIFVVSSVQVNEPLPENPAWAFQKEFEIQDAKVNVHVLPPKQEKCSRCWRYMAPKEDALCGRCEEVVGA; from the exons ATGCTTAAATCCTGGAAGTCGTCCTTGAGGTTGCCTCGGTCGAGATTTCC TGCTCGACCGACCCCCAAGCTCGAACCAAATTATCTCAAGCAATGTACCGATGATTTATACGCATGGCAAGCACAGAATCGATCTGGGGAGAAGCCATTTACTCTTCATGATGGTCCCCCATACGCCAATGGTGAGCTTCATGTCGGCCATGCCATGAACAAAATCCTCAAAGATATGATTGTGCGTGTTAAGGTGCAGCAAGGCCGACGAGTGACATATCGACCCGGCTGGGATTGTCATGGTCTTCCAATCGAGATGAAGGCACTGGGATCGCATTCAACGAAGGGGTTGACTCCTGTGGAAGTCCGGGACACAGCACGAAAGCTAGCCTCCAAGACGGTTGTGGACCAGATGAAGGGATTCCGGGCTCTCGCCGTTATGTCAGACTGGGAGAAGAAGTGGACAACGATGGACCGAGAATATGAGATAAGGCAATTGCGCGTCTTTCAAAACATGGTCCGTCGAGGATTGATTTACCGCAAGCACAAACCCGTTTACTGGTCACCTTCTTCGCGGACTGCGCTTGCTGAGGCAGAGTTGCAATTCGTAGAGGATCATGTCTCTACCGCCGCATACATAAGGTTCCCTATTATTTCAGACTGGTCCTCGATACCTGAACTGGCCGATTTCAAGGGAAACCTGTATGCAACTATTTGGACAACCACTCCCTGGACTCTCCCTGCCAACCGGGCTATTGCCATCCACGACCAAATCAAGTACTCGATCCTCCAGGTTGGCGATGACGGCTATCTTGTTGCTTCGAGCTGTGTTGGGAATATGAAGCGCTTCCTTGGCGACTTTCAAGTTGTAGCACATTCCATTCCGGGTTCTAGCTTGAAAGGTCTAGAGTACAAGAACAAACTCCGGGGGCAATCTGCTCCGCCGCAGCCTATCATTACTGCAGATTTCGTGACCTCCAGCTCTGGTACTGGTCTGGTCCACATTGCCCCCGGACACGGCCGGGACGACTATGAAGTGTGCTCTAAAATCGGCATTGAAGCATTTGCTCCTATCGACGATGGCGGTTTCTTCACTGAAGAAGCTTACCCTGACGACCCAGAGAAGCTCACAAAAGCGAGTTCCGTCATGGATGGTGGAAGTCACGCTGTTTTGGAATTAGTGGGCGACGATGTACTTGGAAGCCATAAACAACGTCACAGTTTTCCTTACGATTGGCGAACCAAGCGACCTGTGGTGACTCGTGCTACAGCCCAATGGTTTGCTGATGTTGGCAGTATCAAAGATGATGCCCTTGAAGCACTGAAGGATGTTCGGTTCGTTCCAAGGGGTGGTCGTAATCGTCTAGAAGCTTTCATCACACGTCGCAGTGAATGGTGTATCTCTCGCCAGCGATCATGGGGAGTTCCCATTCCTGCACTTTATGACGAGAACGGAAATGCGGTCATGACAACAGAAACAATCGACCATATCATCTCAGTTATGGAAGAGCGTTCTTCGTCTGCCTGGTTCTCTGATGACCCAGATGAACCTGCTTGGATTCCACCCAACATGGAGGGCAAATACCGCCGAGGCACTGATACTATGGATGTTTGGTTTGACAGCGGCAGCTCATGGACAGAAACTGAGGGCCCTGCTGATGTCTACCTTGAAGGTTCCGATCAACACCGCGGATGGTTCCAATCCAGTTTATTGACTTATGTTGCTACACAAACATCAAAGGAGACGATTGGCAAAGCTTCTGCTCCTTTTAAGACTTTGATCACTCACGGATTCACGCTCGATGGGAAAGGCAAGAAGATGTCAAAATCAGAGGGCAACATGATTGTCCCCAACGAAGTCATCAAAGGGCTTCTTTCACAGGCTTACTCCAGAGGTAACAGGCTAAAACTTGACCCCCTCGGCCCAGATGCCATTCGACTATGGGCAGCGAGCGCCGATTTCACATCAGATGTTCTTATAGGACCAAATATTCTTAGACCTGTTAATGCTTCGCTGATCAAATATCGaaccatcatcaagatgcTTCTCGGGTCAATTTATCCAGAGGCCCGTCAGAGTCCATTGACCAAGTTAGACCAAATGGCACTTGTTCAACTTTCCGATACCATGTCAGAGGTCATGCAGTCATACAACGACTTTGAGTTTTACAGAGCGGTCAGTACAATTAACCGCTGGGTCGCAACCGATTTGTCCGCATTCTACTTGGAGGCCCTGAAGGACCGACTCTACTGTGGTGATGGCGGCGGTGTTTTGGAGCCTATCCTCATCGGATTCTTGCGCATGCTGGCACCGATAACTCCTATgcttgttgaggaggctTGGTCGTTCCGGCCAGAATGGATGACTGAAGACAC TTCCTTGATAAGCCCAGCTCGCCAGCTATATGATGACCCTCTCGTTGATCCTATGCGTTTGACGCTCCCTCAAGATGTGGTGCGTAAGGATCAGTCCATCATCACAGAAGTTCATGGCGCTGTCAAGGCAACACTGGAGGATGCACGAACTGCCAAAGCGCTTGGCAGCTCTCTCCAGAGCGCAGTCTACCTGGAAGTCGAGGATGGAAAAGCGGCGGCAGTTCTTGGACGTTACATGGATGAGCTCCACGACATATTTGTTGTGTCTTCGGTGCAAGTCAACGAACCCCTCCCTGAAAATCCCGCTTGGGCTTTCCAAAAGGAATTCGAGATCCAAGACGCCAAGGTCAATGTGCATGTGCTTCCCCCGAAGCAGGAAAAATGCTCCAGATGCTGGCGATACATGGCGCCAAAGGAAGACGCGCTATGTGGCAGATGTGAAGAGGTTGTCGGTGCATAG
- a CDS encoding GTP-binding protein ypt5, whose amino-acid sequence MASRQPPAGARGTNTRFAQFKLVLLGESAVGKSSIVLRFVKDQFDSYRESTIGAAFLTQTISLDENTTVKFEIWDTAGQERYKSLAPMYYRNANCAVVVYDITQSASLDKAKAWVKELQRQANENIVIALAGNKLDLVTEQPDKRAIPTADAEAYAREAGLLFFETSAKTAENVQTLFTAIAKKLPLDQAGPRHARPGQRPGVSLAPENSNTNVSGPCSC is encoded by the exons ATGGCCTCCCGACAACCTCCCGCTGGCGCCCGCGGCACTAACACCCGGTTCGCTCAGTTTAAGCTGGTTCTTCTAG GCGAGTCCGCTGTCGGAAAG AGTTCAATAGTCTTGCGATTTGTCAAG GACCAATTCGATTCCTATCGCGAGTCCACCATCGGTGCTGCCTTCTTGACCCAGACCATCTCTCTCGATGAGAACACTACTGTCAAGTTCGAGATTTGGGATACTGCCGGCCAGGAACGCTACAAGTCTCTCGCTCCCATGTACTACCGAAATGCAAACTGCGCCGTTGTCGTTTACGATATCACTCAATCT GCATCACTAGACAAGGCAAAGGCTTGGGTTAAGGAGCTCCAACGCCAGGCGAATGAGAACATTGTCATTGCCCTCGCAGGAAACAAGCTGGATTTGGTTACTGAGCAACCCGACAAACGAGCCATTCCCACCGCCGATGCTGAGGCTTATGCTCGTGAGGCTggcctcctcttcttcgagacTTCTGCCAAGACTGCCGAGAACGTCCAAACTCTTTTCACAGCCATAGCTAAGAAGCTGCCTCTGGACCAAGCTGGTCCACGACATGCTCGACCGGGCCAACGACCAGGTGTCAGCCTGGCTCCCGAGAACTCCAACACCAACGTCAGCGGCCCTTGCAGCTGCTAA
- a CDS encoding hypothetical protein (At least one base has a quality score < 10), translated as MGEKLRYLLSMSSRRHYFQGERTEFSQKPVFNSRGYPAEASSTVPPSLLKSDRLDEFNGLWTSGWLAEDMKPLSLIWSRGTASP; from the coding sequence ATGGGCGAGAAGCTACGGTACTTGCTCTCGATGTCAAGCCGTCGGCACTATTTTCAAGGCGAGAGGACAGAGTTCTCACAAAAACCAGTTTTCAACTCTCGTGGTTACCCGGCTGAGGCGTCAAGTACGGTTCCGCCAAGTCTCCTAAAGTCCGACCGCCTGGATGAGTTCAACGGTTTGTGGACAAGCggctggctggctgaagACATGAAGCCCCTAAGCCTCATCTGGAGCCGAGGCACGGCGTCTCCGTGA
- a CDS encoding isoleucyl-tRNA synthetase: MIYTHGKHRIDLGRSHLLFMMVPHTPMVQQGRRVTYRPGWDCHGLPIEMKALGSHSTKGLTPVEVRDTARKLASKTVVDQMKGFRALAVMSDWEKKWTTMDREYEIRQLRVFQNMVRRGLIYRKHKPVYWSPSSRTALAEAELQFVEDHVSTAAYIRFPIISDWSSIPELADFKGNLYATIWTTTPWTLPANRAIAIHDQIKYSILQVGDDGYLVASSCVGNMKRFLGDFQVVAHSIPGSSLKGLEYKNKLRGQSAPPQPIITADFVTSSSGTGLVHIAPGHGRDDYEVCSKIGIEAFAPIDDGGFFTEEAYPDDPEKLTKASSVMDGGSHAVLELVGDDVLGSHKQRHSFPYDWRTKRPVVTRATAQWFADVGSIKDDALEALKDVRFVPRGGRNRLEAFITRRSEWCISRQRSWGVPIPALYDENGNAVMTTETIDHIISVMEERSSSAWFSDDPDEPAWIPPNMEGKYRRGTDTMDVWFDSGSSWTETEGPADVYLEGSDQHRGWFQSSLLTYVATQTSKETIGKASAPFKTLITHGFTLDGKGKKMSKSEGNMIVPNEVIKGLLSQAYSRGNRLKLDPLGPDAIRLWAASADFTSDVLIGPNILRPVNASLIKYRTIIKMLLGSIYPEARQSPLTKLDQMALVQLSDTMSEVMQSYNDFEFYRAVSTINRWVATDLSAFYLEALKDRLYCGDGGGVLEPILIGFLRMLAPITPMLVEEAWSFRPEWMTEDTSLISPARQLYDDPLVDPMRLTLPQDVVRKDQSIITEVHGAVKATLEDARTAKALGSSLQSAVYLEVEDGKAAAVLGRYMDELHDIFVVSSVQVNEPLPENPAWAFQKEFEIQDAKVNVHVLPPKQEKCSRCWRYMAPKEDALCGRCEEVVGA; the protein is encoded by the exons ATGATTTATACGCATGGCAAGCACAGAATCGATCTGGGGAGAAGCCATTTACTCTTCATGATGGTCCCCCATACGCCAATG GTGCAGCAAGGCCGACGAGTGACATATCGACCCGGCTGGGATTGTCATGGTCTTCCAATCGAGATGAAGGCACTGGGATCGCATTCAACGAAGGGGTTGACTCCTGTGGAAGTCCGGGACACAGCACGAAAGCTAGCCTCCAAGACGGTTGTGGACCAGATGAAGGGATTCCGGGCTCTCGCCGTTATGTCAGACTGGGAGAAGAAGTGGACAACGATGGACCGAGAATATGAGATAAGGCAATTGCGCGTCTTTCAAAACATGGTCCGTCGAGGATTGATTTACCGCAAGCACAAACCCGTTTACTGGTCACCTTCTTCGCGGACTGCGCTTGCTGAGGCAGAGTTGCAATTCGTAGAGGATCATGTCTCTACCGCCGCATACATAAGGTTCCCTATTATTTCAGACTGGTCCTCGATACCTGAACTGGCCGATTTCAAGGGAAACCTGTATGCAACTATTTGGACAACCACTCCCTGGACTCTCCCTGCCAACCGGGCTATTGCCATCCACGACCAAATCAAGTACTCGATCCTCCAGGTTGGCGATGACGGCTATCTTGTTGCTTCGAGCTGTGTTGGGAATATGAAGCGCTTCCTTGGCGACTTTCAAGTTGTAGCACATTCCATTCCGGGTTCTAGCTTGAAAGGTCTAGAGTACAAGAACAAACTCCGGGGGCAATCTGCTCCGCCGCAGCCTATCATTACTGCAGATTTCGTGACCTCCAGCTCTGGTACTGGTCTGGTCCACATTGCCCCCGGACACGGCCGGGACGACTATGAAGTGTGCTCTAAAATCGGCATTGAAGCATTTGCTCCTATCGACGATGGCGGTTTCTTCACTGAAGAAGCTTACCCTGACGACCCAGAGAAGCTCACAAAAGCGAGTTCCGTCATGGATGGTGGAAGTCACGCTGTTTTGGAATTAGTGGGCGACGATGTACTTGGAAGCCATAAACAACGTCACAGTTTTCCTTACGATTGGCGAACCAAGCGACCTGTGGTGACTCGTGCTACAGCCCAATGGTTTGCTGATGTTGGCAGTATCAAAGATGATGCCCTTGAAGCACTGAAGGATGTTCGGTTCGTTCCAAGGGGTGGTCGTAATCGTCTAGAAGCTTTCATCACACGTCGCAGTGAATGGTGTATCTCTCGCCAGCGATCATGGGGAGTTCCCATTCCTGCACTTTATGACGAGAACGGAAATGCGGTCATGACAACAGAAACAATCGACCATATCATCTCAGTTATGGAAGAGCGTTCTTCGTCTGCCTGGTTCTCTGATGACCCAGATGAACCTGCTTGGATTCCACCCAACATGGAGGGCAAATACCGCCGAGGCACTGATACTATGGATGTTTGGTTTGACAGCGGCAGCTCATGGACAGAAACTGAGGGCCCTGCTGATGTCTACCTTGAAGGTTCCGATCAACACCGCGGATGGTTCCAATCCAGTTTATTGACTTATGTTGCTACACAAACATCAAAGGAGACGATTGGCAAAGCTTCTGCTCCTTTTAAGACTTTGATCACTCACGGATTCACGCTCGATGGGAAAGGCAAGAAGATGTCAAAATCAGAGGGCAACATGATTGTCCCCAACGAAGTCATCAAAGGGCTTCTTTCACAGGCTTACTCCAGAGGTAACAGGCTAAAACTTGACCCCCTCGGCCCAGATGCCATTCGACTATGGGCAGCGAGCGCCGATTTCACATCAGATGTTCTTATAGGACCAAATATTCTTAGACCTGTTAATGCTTCGCTGATCAAATATCGaaccatcatcaagatgcTTCTCGGGTCAATTTATCCAGAGGCCCGTCAGAGTCCATTGACCAAGTTAGACCAAATGGCACTTGTTCAACTTTCCGATACCATGTCAGAGGTCATGCAGTCATACAACGACTTTGAGTTTTACAGAGCGGTCAGTACAATTAACCGCTGGGTCGCAACCGATTTGTCCGCATTCTACTTGGAGGCCCTGAAGGACCGACTCTACTGTGGTGATGGCGGCGGTGTTTTGGAGCCTATCCTCATCGGATTCTTGCGCATGCTGGCACCGATAACTCCTATgcttgttgaggaggctTGGTCGTTCCGGCCAGAATGGATGACTGAAGACAC TTCCTTGATAAGCCCAGCTCGCCAGCTATATGATGACCCTCTCGTTGATCCTATGCGTTTGACGCTCCCTCAAGATGTGGTGCGTAAGGATCAGTCCATCATCACAGAAGTTCATGGCGCTGTCAAGGCAACACTGGAGGATGCACGAACTGCCAAAGCGCTTGGCAGCTCTCTCCAGAGCGCAGTCTACCTGGAAGTCGAGGATGGAAAAGCGGCGGCAGTTCTTGGACGTTACATGGATGAGCTCCACGACATATTTGTTGTGTCTTCGGTGCAAGTCAACGAACCCCTCCCTGAAAATCCCGCTTGGGCTTTCCAAAAGGAATTCGAGATCCAAGACGCCAAGGTCAATGTGCATGTGCTTCCCCCGAAGCAGGAAAAATGCTCCAGATGCTGGCGATACATGGCGCCAAAGGAAGACGCGCTATGTGGCAGATGTGAAGAGGTTGTCGGTGCATAG
- a CDS encoding isoleucyl-tRNA synthetase, giving the protein MNKILKDMIVRVKVQQGRRVTYRPGWDCHGLPIEMKALGSHSTKGLTPVEVRDTARKLASKTVVDQMKGFRALAVMSDWEKKWTTMDREYEIRQLRVFQNMVRRGLIYRKHKPVYWSPSSRTALAEAELQFVEDHVSTAAYIRFPIISDWSSIPELADFKGNLYATIWTTTPWTLPANRAIAIHDQIKYSILQVGDDGYLVASSCVGNMKRFLGDFQVVAHSIPGSSLKGLEYKNKLRGQSAPPQPIITADFVTSSSGTGLVHIAPGHGRDDYEVCSKIGIEAFAPIDDGGFFTEEAYPDDPEKLTKASSVMDGGSHAVLELVGDDVLGSHKQRHSFPYDWRTKRPVVTRATAQWFADVGSIKDDALEALKDVRFVPRGGRNRLEAFITRRSEWCISRQRSWGVPIPALYDENGNAVMTTETIDHIISVMEERSSSAWFSDDPDEPAWIPPNMEGKYRRGTDTMDVWFDSGSSWTETEGPADVYLEGSDQHRGWFQSSLLTYVATQTSKETIGKASAPFKTLITHGFTLDGKGKKMSKSEGNMIVPNEVIKGLLSQAYSRGNRLKLDPLGPDAIRLWAASADFTSDVLIGPNILRPVNASLIKYRTIIKMLLGSIYPEARQSPLTKLDQMALVQLSDTMSEVMQSYNDFEFYRAVSTINRWVATDLSAFYLEALKDRLYCGDGGGVLEPILIGFLRMLAPITPMLVEEAWSFRPEWMTEDTSLISPARQLYDDPLVDPMRLTLPQDVVRKDQSIITEVHGAVKATLEDARTAKALGSSLQSAVYLEVEDGKAAAVLGRYMDELHDIFVVSSVQVNEPLPENPAWAFQKEFEIQDAKVNVHVLPPKQEKCSRCWRYMAPKEDALCGRCEEVVGA; this is encoded by the exons ATGAACAAAATCCTCAAAGATATGATTGTGCGTGTTAAGGTGCAGCAAGGCCGACGAGTGACATATCGACCCGGCTGGGATTGTCATGGTCTTCCAATCGAGATGAAGGCACTGGGATCGCATTCAACGAAGGGGTTGACTCCTGTGGAAGTCCGGGACACAGCACGAAAGCTAGCCTCCAAGACGGTTGTGGACCAGATGAAGGGATTCCGGGCTCTCGCCGTTATGTCAGACTGGGAGAAGAAGTGGACAACGATGGACCGAGAATATGAGATAAGGCAATTGCGCGTCTTTCAAAACATGGTCCGTCGAGGATTGATTTACCGCAAGCACAAACCCGTTTACTGGTCACCTTCTTCGCGGACTGCGCTTGCTGAGGCAGAGTTGCAATTCGTAGAGGATCATGTCTCTACCGCCGCATACATAAGGTTCCCTATTATTTCAGACTGGTCCTCGATACCTGAACTGGCCGATTTCAAGGGAAACCTGTATGCAACTATTTGGACAACCACTCCCTGGACTCTCCCTGCCAACCGGGCTATTGCCATCCACGACCAAATCAAGTACTCGATCCTCCAGGTTGGCGATGACGGCTATCTTGTTGCTTCGAGCTGTGTTGGGAATATGAAGCGCTTCCTTGGCGACTTTCAAGTTGTAGCACATTCCATTCCGGGTTCTAGCTTGAAAGGTCTAGAGTACAAGAACAAACTCCGGGGGCAATCTGCTCCGCCGCAGCCTATCATTACTGCAGATTTCGTGACCTCCAGCTCTGGTACTGGTCTGGTCCACATTGCCCCCGGACACGGCCGGGACGACTATGAAGTGTGCTCTAAAATCGGCATTGAAGCATTTGCTCCTATCGACGATGGCGGTTTCTTCACTGAAGAAGCTTACCCTGACGACCCAGAGAAGCTCACAAAAGCGAGTTCCGTCATGGATGGTGGAAGTCACGCTGTTTTGGAATTAGTGGGCGACGATGTACTTGGAAGCCATAAACAACGTCACAGTTTTCCTTACGATTGGCGAACCAAGCGACCTGTGGTGACTCGTGCTACAGCCCAATGGTTTGCTGATGTTGGCAGTATCAAAGATGATGCCCTTGAAGCACTGAAGGATGTTCGGTTCGTTCCAAGGGGTGGTCGTAATCGTCTAGAAGCTTTCATCACACGTCGCAGTGAATGGTGTATCTCTCGCCAGCGATCATGGGGAGTTCCCATTCCTGCACTTTATGACGAGAACGGAAATGCGGTCATGACAACAGAAACAATCGACCATATCATCTCAGTTATGGAAGAGCGTTCTTCGTCTGCCTGGTTCTCTGATGACCCAGATGAACCTGCTTGGATTCCACCCAACATGGAGGGCAAATACCGCCGAGGCACTGATACTATGGATGTTTGGTTTGACAGCGGCAGCTCATGGACAGAAACTGAGGGCCCTGCTGATGTCTACCTTGAAGGTTCCGATCAACACCGCGGATGGTTCCAATCCAGTTTATTGACTTATGTTGCTACACAAACATCAAAGGAGACGATTGGCAAAGCTTCTGCTCCTTTTAAGACTTTGATCACTCACGGATTCACGCTCGATGGGAAAGGCAAGAAGATGTCAAAATCAGAGGGCAACATGATTGTCCCCAACGAAGTCATCAAAGGGCTTCTTTCACAGGCTTACTCCAGAGGTAACAGGCTAAAACTTGACCCCCTCGGCCCAGATGCCATTCGACTATGGGCAGCGAGCGCCGATTTCACATCAGATGTTCTTATAGGACCAAATATTCTTAGACCTGTTAATGCTTCGCTGATCAAATATCGaaccatcatcaagatgcTTCTCGGGTCAATTTATCCAGAGGCCCGTCAGAGTCCATTGACCAAGTTAGACCAAATGGCACTTGTTCAACTTTCCGATACCATGTCAGAGGTCATGCAGTCATACAACGACTTTGAGTTTTACAGAGCGGTCAGTACAATTAACCGCTGGGTCGCAACCGATTTGTCCGCATTCTACTTGGAGGCCCTGAAGGACCGACTCTACTGTGGTGATGGCGGCGGTGTTTTGGAGCCTATCCTCATCGGATTCTTGCGCATGCTGGCACCGATAACTCCTATgcttgttgaggaggctTGGTCGTTCCGGCCAGAATGGATGACTGAAGACAC TTCCTTGATAAGCCCAGCTCGCCAGCTATATGATGACCCTCTCGTTGATCCTATGCGTTTGACGCTCCCTCAAGATGTGGTGCGTAAGGATCAGTCCATCATCACAGAAGTTCATGGCGCTGTCAAGGCAACACTGGAGGATGCACGAACTGCCAAAGCGCTTGGCAGCTCTCTCCAGAGCGCAGTCTACCTGGAAGTCGAGGATGGAAAAGCGGCGGCAGTTCTTGGACGTTACATGGATGAGCTCCACGACATATTTGTTGTGTCTTCGGTGCAAGTCAACGAACCCCTCCCTGAAAATCCCGCTTGGGCTTTCCAAAAGGAATTCGAGATCCAAGACGCCAAGGTCAATGTGCATGTGCTTCCCCCGAAGCAGGAAAAATGCTCCAGATGCTGGCGATACATGGCGCCAAAGGAAGACGCGCTATGTGGCAGATGTGAAGAGGTTGTCGGTGCATAG